In Curtobacterium sp. MCPF17_002, one genomic interval encodes:
- the hpt gene encoding hypoxanthine phosphoribosyltransferase: protein MELSDVQADLSEVLFTPEQLDEKLAELAAVVDTDYAGRDPLLVGVLKGAVMVMADFSRHLKMQARMDWMAVSSYGSGTKSSGVVRILKDLDTDLHGRDVLIVEDIIDSGLTLSWLKQNLESRGAASVEIVALLRKPEAAKVEVDVKYVGFDIPDEFVVGYGLDYDERYRNLRGVGVLAPHVYS, encoded by the coding sequence GTGGAACTCTCCGACGTCCAGGCAGACCTGTCCGAAGTGCTCTTCACCCCCGAGCAGCTCGACGAGAAGCTCGCCGAGCTCGCCGCGGTGGTCGACACCGACTACGCGGGCCGCGACCCGCTCCTCGTCGGGGTCCTCAAGGGCGCGGTCATGGTGATGGCGGACTTCTCCCGGCACCTCAAGATGCAGGCGCGGATGGACTGGATGGCGGTGTCGTCCTACGGCTCCGGCACGAAGTCGTCCGGCGTGGTCCGGATCCTCAAGGACCTCGACACCGACCTGCACGGCCGCGACGTCCTCATCGTCGAGGACATCATCGACTCCGGCCTGACGCTGTCCTGGCTCAAGCAGAACCTCGAGTCGCGCGGCGCCGCGAGCGTCGAGATCGTGGCCCTGCTGCGGAAGCCCGAGGCCGCCAAGGTCGAGGTCGACGTGAAGTACGTGGGCTTCGACATCCCGGACGAGTTCGTGGTCGGCTACGGCCTCGACTACGACGAGCGCTACCGCAACCTGCGCGGCGTCGGCGTCCTCGCCCCGCACGTGTACTCCTGA
- a CDS encoding NlpC/P60 family protein, with protein sequence MKKPARSLACGIVTVSLLGIGLSVGIAGPAGATPAKAPSWADVQAAKADQAETQQTVDELASRLSSLQDGADQAGIVVQQAGQTYALAASEQQEAQSTLDDLGAQSKRAKASADESAGQVAALVVELSRSGGGDLSTSMLVDASDAKDLLYQVGTMTHLSERSASVLAQAQADQKTVDSLAAQKRQATKALAKAAATTKTSLEAANDTAAKANGALADAQSQQNEVLEQLAFLKGSTVAAESAYYTEQHAQQAEAQLAAAASGATTTTPSGSGTATTPNTGTTAPNTGTTTPNTGTSTPSKPATTPVAPAKPSTPATTPVAPAKPSTPAAPAPAPAPPPAPAPSSPSKAAGAIAYARAQLGKPYLMGGAGPSTWDCSGLVMMAYSSQGIATGGHNVVWQYNYFKSIGRLVPMSQRQPGDILFYSSNGTASGGYHDSIYTGGGRMVEAARPGVGVVERAVWLPNQLLPYVARPSGSL encoded by the coding sequence ATGAAGAAGCCTGCACGTTCCCTCGCCTGCGGCATCGTCACCGTCTCGTTGCTCGGCATCGGGCTCTCGGTGGGGATCGCCGGACCGGCAGGGGCGACCCCCGCGAAGGCCCCGTCGTGGGCGGACGTGCAGGCGGCGAAGGCCGACCAGGCGGAGACGCAGCAGACGGTCGACGAGCTCGCCTCGCGCCTGTCGTCACTGCAGGACGGTGCCGACCAAGCCGGCATCGTGGTCCAGCAGGCCGGACAGACCTACGCCCTCGCGGCGTCGGAGCAGCAGGAGGCGCAGTCCACGCTCGACGACCTCGGGGCCCAGTCGAAGCGCGCCAAGGCGTCGGCGGACGAGTCGGCCGGCCAGGTCGCCGCCCTCGTGGTCGAGCTCTCGCGCTCCGGCGGTGGTGACCTCTCGACGAGCATGCTCGTCGACGCCTCCGACGCGAAGGACCTGCTCTACCAGGTCGGCACGATGACGCACCTGTCCGAGCGGTCGGCGAGCGTCCTGGCGCAGGCACAGGCCGACCAGAAGACGGTCGACTCGCTCGCCGCGCAGAAGCGCCAGGCCACGAAGGCCCTCGCGAAGGCCGCCGCGACGACGAAGACGTCCCTGGAAGCGGCGAACGACACCGCGGCCAAGGCGAACGGCGCGCTCGCCGACGCGCAGAGCCAGCAGAACGAGGTGCTCGAGCAGCTCGCGTTCCTCAAGGGCTCGACCGTCGCGGCCGAGAGCGCGTACTACACCGAGCAGCACGCACAGCAGGCCGAGGCGCAACTGGCCGCAGCGGCGAGCGGCGCCACGACGACCACACCGAGCGGCAGCGGGACGGCGACCACGCCGAACACGGGCACGACCGCGCCGAACACCGGCACGACCACGCCGAACACGGGGACGTCCACGCCGAGCAAGCCCGCGACGACGCCCGTCGCCCCGGCGAAGCCGAGCACGCCCGCGACGACGCCCGTCGCCCCTGCGAAGCCGAGCACCCCGGCCGCACCGGCACCGGCACCCGCTCCGCCGCCGGCCCCCGCTCCGAGCAGCCCGTCGAAGGCCGCCGGTGCCATCGCGTACGCGCGCGCCCAGCTCGGGAAGCCGTACCTCATGGGGGGCGCGGGGCCGAGCACCTGGGACTGCTCCGGCCTCGTGATGATGGCCTACAGCTCGCAGGGCATCGCGACCGGTGGACACAACGTCGTCTGGCAGTACAACTACTTCAAGTCGATCGGGCGCCTCGTCCCGATGTCGCAGCGGCAGCCCGGCGACATCCTCTTCTACTCGAGCAACGGAACCGCATCCGGCGGCTACCACGACTCGATCTACACCGGTGGTGGGCGCATGGTCGAGGCCGCGCGCCCCGGCGTCGGCGTCGTCGAACGCGCGGTGTGGCTGCCGAACCAGCTGCTGCCGTACGTCGCACGCCCGAGCGGCTCGCTGTAG
- the rocD gene encoding ornithine--oxo-acid transaminase, with translation MSAAASLGTNTAAALAVEDRALAHNYGPLPVVIASGDGAWVTDVDGKRYLDGLAAYSAVNFGHGNPRLLDAARAQLDRVTLTSRAFVNDQLGPFASELAALTETEMVLPMNTGAEAVESAIKVSRAWGYRVKGVPAEQATIIVASGNFHGRTTTIISFSDDPVAHDDFGPYTPGFRTVPYGDAAALREAMDETVVAVLLEPIQGEGGVVIPPASYLPDVRSICDEFGALFVADEIQSGLGRTGHTLAVQRVGVRPDLVTLGKALGGGIVPVSAVVGSRDVLGVLRPGEHGSTFGGNPLAAAVGAEVVAMLGEGTFQQRALEGEPLLRGLLDDLLGKGVVSHRVAGLWAGIDIDPALGTGKAISEDLADRGVLVKDTHGSTIRFAPPLVVTDDEVRLAIGTLAEVLAAR, from the coding sequence ATGTCGGCGGCAGCCTCGCTCGGGACGAACACCGCGGCGGCGCTCGCCGTCGAGGACCGTGCCCTCGCCCACAACTACGGCCCGCTGCCCGTCGTCATCGCCTCGGGCGACGGCGCGTGGGTGACCGACGTCGACGGCAAGCGCTACCTCGACGGCCTCGCCGCGTACTCGGCGGTGAACTTCGGCCACGGCAACCCCCGGCTGCTCGACGCCGCGCGGGCGCAGCTCGACCGCGTCACGCTGACCTCGCGCGCGTTCGTGAACGACCAGCTCGGGCCCTTCGCGTCGGAGCTGGCTGCGTTGACGGAGACCGAGATGGTGCTCCCGATGAACACCGGCGCCGAGGCCGTCGAGTCCGCGATCAAGGTGTCCCGCGCCTGGGGCTACCGCGTCAAGGGCGTCCCGGCCGAGCAGGCGACGATCATCGTGGCGTCCGGGAACTTCCACGGCCGGACGACGACGATCATCTCGTTCTCGGACGATCCCGTCGCGCACGACGACTTCGGGCCGTACACGCCAGGGTTCCGCACCGTGCCCTACGGCGACGCAGCTGCCCTCCGTGAGGCGATGGACGAGACCGTCGTCGCCGTGCTGCTCGAGCCGATCCAGGGCGAGGGCGGCGTGGTCATCCCGCCCGCCTCGTACCTGCCGGACGTCCGGTCGATCTGCGACGAGTTCGGCGCGCTCTTCGTCGCCGACGAGATCCAGTCCGGACTCGGTCGCACCGGGCACACCCTCGCCGTGCAGCGGGTGGGCGTCCGACCGGACCTCGTCACGCTCGGCAAGGCGCTCGGTGGCGGCATCGTCCCGGTGTCCGCCGTCGTGGGGTCGCGCGACGTCCTGGGGGTCCTCCGTCCGGGCGAGCACGGCTCCACGTTCGGCGGGAACCCGCTCGCCGCGGCCGTCGGTGCCGAGGTCGTGGCGATGCTCGGCGAGGGCACGTTCCAGCAGCGGGCGCTCGAGGGCGAACCGCTCCTGCGCGGGCTGCTCGACGACCTGCTCGGCAAGGGCGTCGTGTCGCACCGCGTCGCCGGGCTCTGGGCCGGCATCGACATCGACCCCGCGCTCGGCACCGGCAAGGCGATCTCCGAGGACCTCGCTGACCGCGGTGTGCTCGTGAAGGACACGCACGGGTCGACGATCCGCTTCGCCCCGCCCCTCGTCGTCACCGACGACGAGGTCCGCCTGGCGATCGGCACCCTGGCCGAGGTGCTCGCCGCGCGCTGA
- a CDS encoding DUF262 domain-containing protein — translation MPDERRQTTQSIAWFWDLYNRGLLEMDPPYQRRSVWSQGYKDYFIDTVLLNYPAPAVFLFEDIDEAGVARYSVVDGKQRLSTIFEFLSGEFPVGSAATSSRFRGLSFDELPSDTKKQAYRYQFSIEFLPTTDEAALANIFDRINRNVARLTAQELRHARFSGDFAGRVEAIANFLEESMPNFPRIAPSSRRQMKDTELVAQLFLATESGVGSYSQEELDSAYSAREEDWEEGPAVEQRVRSTLEVLRTWSDSLSGTQPTRRLRNQADYYSLFVAVLSLIEDDELPPTDEAIANLTLAMSRVIDEDQRQQFEDAKTYYEAARSASNDLAQRQKRVKFLRDSILRETPSARA, via the coding sequence GTGCCCGACGAACGCCGACAGACCACTCAATCGATCGCATGGTTCTGGGACCTCTATAACCGAGGCTTACTGGAGATGGACCCGCCTTATCAGAGGCGAAGCGTTTGGTCGCAGGGATATAAGGACTATTTTATCGACACAGTGCTACTTAACTACCCCGCGCCCGCGGTATTCCTCTTTGAGGACATCGATGAAGCAGGTGTAGCTAGATACTCGGTGGTGGACGGCAAGCAGCGCCTCTCGACAATCTTTGAATTTCTAAGCGGGGAGTTCCCCGTCGGTTCTGCTGCGACCTCCAGCCGGTTCCGGGGGTTAAGCTTCGATGAGCTCCCTTCTGACACTAAAAAGCAAGCATATCGATACCAATTCAGCATCGAGTTCCTCCCTACTACGGACGAGGCCGCACTCGCCAACATCTTCGACCGCATCAATCGAAACGTTGCGCGACTGACCGCCCAAGAGCTTCGCCACGCTCGATTCTCCGGGGATTTCGCCGGCCGGGTCGAGGCCATCGCGAACTTCCTCGAGGAAAGCATGCCGAACTTCCCGAGAATCGCACCTAGCTCCCGTCGGCAGATGAAAGATACTGAGCTAGTTGCACAGCTCTTCCTCGCGACCGAATCCGGCGTCGGAAGCTATTCCCAGGAGGAACTCGATTCCGCCTACAGCGCGCGAGAAGAAGACTGGGAAGAGGGACCAGCTGTCGAGCAGAGAGTCCGGTCTACTTTGGAGGTGCTCCGAACCTGGTCCGACAGCCTTTCCGGAACCCAGCCCACTCGTCGCCTTCGCAATCAAGCCGACTATTACTCGCTCTTCGTCGCCGTGCTTAGCTTGATTGAAGACGACGAACTCCCGCCCACGGATGAGGCGATTGCGAACCTCACACTGGCAATGAGTCGCGTGATAGACGAAGATCAACGACAGCAGTTTGAGGACGCAAAAACGTACTATGAGGCTGCCCGATCTGCCTCGAATGACCTCGCGCAGCGCCAGAAGCGCGTGAAATTCCTCCGGGACTCGATTCTCAGGGAGACCCCAAGTGCCCGAGCCTGA
- a CDS encoding M23 family metallopeptidase: MSTSPSLSLSPRRRFTAAAVAVALAVGTLVALAPATSASAASYPSWSDVEKAKASKSAQQAKVAEIKALIADLSTKATAAKQSAEAAGTAYQTAQTKYDDATLKQQTLQKQADDAEKTAAESEEQAGQLAAQLGRASANDVTTDILTHPSKSGDLLYELGAMSKLSEQADGIYSQATQDRGVAQGLADRADLAKNALGKLADAAQQKMQAAQQAADDAQTAVDAQSDNQARLESQLTLLTTNEANVESRYNKGVQAEKARQAALAAAAAKAAATSSGGTGGGTPNSTGWVRPAGGYQTSAYGYRVDPYTHYRALHAGVDLAPACYAPIYAAHSGTVTFAANGGGYGNEVVLDNGGGISTAYGHIVDGGILVSVGQHVSAGQQIAKIGSTGWSTGCHLHFETRINGSAVDPVPFMAARGISV, translated from the coding sequence ATGTCGACCTCACCATCGCTCTCCCTCAGCCCCCGCCGCCGCTTCACCGCCGCCGCGGTCGCCGTCGCGCTCGCGGTCGGCACCCTCGTGGCGCTGGCCCCGGCGACGTCGGCGAGTGCGGCGTCGTACCCGAGCTGGTCGGACGTCGAGAAGGCGAAGGCATCGAAGTCGGCGCAGCAGGCCAAGGTCGCCGAGATCAAGGCGCTCATCGCCGACCTGTCCACGAAGGCGACGGCGGCGAAGCAGTCCGCCGAGGCCGCTGGCACCGCCTACCAGACGGCGCAGACGAAGTACGACGACGCGACGCTCAAGCAGCAGACGCTGCAGAAGCAGGCGGACGACGCCGAGAAGACCGCAGCGGAGTCCGAGGAGCAGGCCGGCCAGCTCGCCGCGCAGCTCGGACGGGCGAGCGCGAACGACGTGACGACGGACATCCTCACGCACCCGTCGAAGTCTGGTGACCTCCTCTACGAGCTCGGCGCGATGTCGAAGCTCAGCGAGCAGGCGGACGGCATCTACTCCCAGGCGACGCAGGACCGGGGCGTCGCGCAGGGCCTCGCCGACCGCGCCGACCTCGCGAAGAACGCCCTCGGCAAGCTCGCCGACGCGGCCCAGCAGAAGATGCAGGCCGCCCAGCAGGCAGCCGACGACGCACAGACGGCCGTCGACGCGCAGAGCGACAACCAGGCCCGACTCGAATCCCAGCTGACGCTCCTCACCACGAACGAGGCGAACGTCGAGTCGCGCTACAACAAGGGCGTCCAGGCCGAGAAGGCACGGCAGGCGGCCCTCGCGGCGGCAGCAGCCAAGGCCGCGGCGACGAGCTCCGGCGGCACCGGCGGCGGGACGCCGAACTCCACCGGCTGGGTACGCCCTGCCGGCGGGTACCAGACGAGCGCCTACGGCTACCGCGTCGACCCCTACACGCACTACCGCGCGCTGCACGCCGGTGTGGACCTCGCTCCCGCCTGCTACGCCCCGATCTACGCCGCCCACTCCGGCACCGTGACGTTCGCGGCGAACGGTGGCGGCTACGGCAACGAGGTCGTGCTCGACAACGGCGGCGGGATCTCCACCGCCTACGGGCACATCGTCGACGGCGGCATCCTCGTGTCGGTCGGTCAGCACGTCAGTGCGGGCCAGCAGATCGCGAAGATCGGTTCGACCGGCTGGTCGACCGGGTGCCACCTCCACTTCGAGACCCGGATCAACGGTTCCGCCGTCGACCCGGTCCCCTTCATGGCAGCGCGGGGGATCTCGGTATGA
- a CDS encoding inorganic diphosphatase: MAAYDVVVEIPKGSRNKYEVDHETGRVYLDRVLFTSFVYPTDYGFFEQTLADDGDPVDALLLLEYPTFPGVGVKVRPVGVFKMSDEAGIDAKVLVVPAKDPRWAHIQDISDVDEQTKAEIAHFFERYKDLEPNKWVKAEGWGDAAEAEAIVTAGQAAYVPTGH, translated from the coding sequence ATGGCCGCGTACGACGTCGTCGTCGAGATCCCCAAGGGCAGCCGCAACAAGTACGAGGTGGACCACGAGACGGGTCGCGTCTACCTCGACCGCGTGCTGTTCACGTCGTTCGTCTACCCGACGGACTACGGCTTCTTCGAGCAGACCCTCGCGGACGACGGCGACCCCGTGGACGCGCTGCTTCTCCTCGAGTACCCGACTTTCCCCGGTGTGGGCGTCAAGGTCCGTCCCGTCGGCGTCTTCAAGATGAGCGACGAGGCCGGCATCGACGCGAAGGTCCTCGTGGTCCCCGCGAAGGACCCGCGCTGGGCGCACATCCAGGACATCTCGGACGTCGACGAGCAGACGAAGGCCGAGATCGCGCACTTCTTCGAGCGCTACAAGGACCTCGAGCCGAACAAGTGGGTCAAGGCCGAGGGCTGGGGCGACGCCGCCGAGGCCGAGGCGATCGTCACGGCCGGCCAGGCCGCGTACGTGCCGACCGGTCACTGA
- a CDS encoding SDR family oxidoreductase, with the protein MSGSSVLFIGGSGVISASCVREAVEQGFDVTVLNRGTTGGRPIPEGVTRLQADVSDRSALADALGDRHYDVVVNWIAFTPDQVQADVEFFAGRTRQYVFISSASAYQTPATHLPITESTPLKNPYWQYSRDKIACEELLMQAYREQDFPVTIVRPSHTYDETKLPLTGGWTAVARMRAGKPIIITGDGSSLWTITHSRDFAVGFTGLLDRAEAIGEPFTITSDEAPTWNTIAQEIAAAAGVDDLRIVHVPADAINAVDPEWGAALLGDKANSSVFDNSKVRSLVPWYRPRTPYRHGVREVIAWYEAHPEEQVVDERLDALMDELAERWAV; encoded by the coding sequence ATGTCGGGATCGAGCGTGCTGTTCATCGGCGGCAGCGGGGTCATCAGCGCCTCGTGTGTCCGCGAAGCCGTCGAGCAGGGGTTCGACGTGACCGTGCTCAACCGGGGGACCACCGGGGGCAGGCCGATCCCGGAGGGTGTGACGCGCCTCCAGGCAGACGTGTCGGACCGCAGCGCGCTGGCGGACGCACTCGGCGACCGCCACTACGACGTCGTCGTCAACTGGATCGCCTTCACGCCGGACCAGGTGCAGGCCGACGTGGAGTTCTTCGCGGGGCGGACGCGGCAGTACGTCTTCATCAGCTCGGCCTCGGCGTACCAGACGCCGGCCACGCACCTGCCGATCACCGAGTCGACGCCGCTGAAGAACCCGTACTGGCAGTACTCGCGGGACAAGATCGCGTGCGAGGAACTGCTCATGCAGGCGTACCGGGAGCAGGACTTCCCGGTGACGATCGTGCGGCCGTCGCACACCTACGACGAGACGAAGCTGCCGCTCACCGGTGGGTGGACGGCGGTGGCACGGATGCGTGCCGGCAAGCCGATCATCATCACCGGCGACGGCTCCTCGCTGTGGACCATCACGCACAGCCGCGACTTCGCCGTCGGGTTCACGGGGCTGCTCGACCGGGCCGAGGCCATCGGCGAGCCGTTCACGATCACGAGCGACGAGGCACCGACCTGGAACACCATCGCGCAGGAGATCGCCGCGGCGGCAGGGGTCGACGACCTGCGGATCGTGCACGTGCCGGCCGACGCGATCAACGCGGTCGACCCGGAGTGGGGCGCGGCGCTCCTCGGCGACAAGGCGAACAGCTCCGTGTTCGACAACAGCAAGGTCCGGTCGCTCGTGCCCTGGTACCGGCCGCGGACGCCGTACCGGCACGGGGTGCGCGAGGTCATCGCCTGGTACGAGGCGCACCCCGAGGAGCAGGTGGTCGACGAACGGCTCGACGCCCTGATGGACGAGCTGGCGGAGCGCTGGGCGGTGTGA
- a CDS encoding aldo/keto reductase family protein: MEYRYLGNSGLKVSEITYGNWLTHASQVENDAAIACVRAALDVGISTFDTADVYANTGAETVLGEALKGERRQSLEIATKVFGPTGPKGHNDTGLSRKHILESINGSLERLQTDYVDLYQAHRFDYETPLEETMLAFADVVRQGKALYIGVSEWTAEQLRAGHELADDLGVQLISNQPQYSALWRVIEGEVVPTSEELGISQIVWSPIAQGVLTGKYQPGQPLPEGSRATDDKGGANMIKRFMRDEVLSAVQDLKPIADELNLSMAQLAVAWVLQNRNVASAIIGASRPEQVHDNAGAAGVEIPAELLTRIDDALGSVVERDPAKTNDSSPKTREA; the protein is encoded by the coding sequence ATGGAGTACCGCTACCTCGGCAACTCAGGCCTCAAGGTCTCCGAGATCACCTACGGCAACTGGCTGACCCACGCCTCCCAGGTGGAGAACGACGCGGCGATCGCCTGCGTCCGGGCCGCCCTCGACGTCGGCATCTCGACGTTCGACACCGCCGACGTCTACGCGAACACCGGTGCCGAGACCGTCCTCGGCGAGGCGCTCAAGGGGGAGCGGCGTCAGTCGCTCGAGATCGCGACGAAGGTGTTCGGGCCGACCGGTCCGAAGGGCCACAACGACACCGGGCTCAGCCGGAAGCACATCCTCGAGTCGATCAACGGGTCGCTCGAGCGGCTGCAGACCGACTACGTCGACCTCTACCAGGCGCACCGGTTCGACTACGAGACCCCGCTCGAGGAGACGATGCTCGCCTTCGCCGACGTCGTCCGGCAGGGCAAGGCGCTGTACATCGGCGTCAGCGAGTGGACGGCGGAGCAGCTCCGCGCCGGGCACGAGCTCGCCGACGACCTCGGCGTCCAGCTCATCTCGAACCAGCCGCAGTACTCGGCGCTCTGGCGGGTCATCGAGGGCGAGGTCGTGCCGACGTCCGAGGAGCTCGGCATCTCGCAGATCGTCTGGTCCCCGATCGCGCAGGGTGTGCTCACCGGCAAGTACCAGCCCGGTCAGCCGCTGCCGGAGGGTTCCCGTGCCACCGACGACAAGGGCGGCGCGAACATGATCAAGCGGTTCATGCGCGACGAAGTCCTCAGCGCGGTGCAGGACCTCAAGCCGATCGCGGACGAACTGAACCTCTCGATGGCACAGCTCGCGGTGGCGTGGGTGCTGCAGAACCGGAACGTGGCGTCCGCGATCATCGGTGCGTCCCGGCCGGAGCAGGTCCACGACAACGCCGGCGCTGCCGGGGTGGAGATCCCCGCCGAGCTGCTGACCCGCATCGACGACGCCCTCGGCTCCGTGGTCGAGCGCGACCCGGCGAAGACGAACGACAGCAGCCCGAAGACCCGCGAGGCCTGA
- the tilS gene encoding tRNA lysidine(34) synthetase TilS, translated as MNSPRPRLDPAVADTRRAVRTLLAQALDESVVRDGDLVLVALSGGPDSLALAAATTFEAPKQGLRAGAVVVDHALQAGSEAVASRASRQAAELGLAPVTVRRVAVGSAGGPEGAAREARHASIADVASETGSPLVLFGHTLDDQAESVLLGLARGSGPDSLSGMAPLARRAAGPAYGRPLLAVRRHTTRQACSAAGLAPWDDPQNDDPAFARVRVRRTLLPALERELGAGVPEALARTADQLREDSAALDHFAEEIAEDFAEHSEAGIALTVRGLAANPPALRQRLVRLAVESEFGVTLSRVQTLEVCRLVTDWSGQGPIDLPGVRASRNGDRLEFSAEQ; from the coding sequence GTGAACTCTCCGCGTCCCCGGCTGGATCCCGCGGTCGCCGACACCCGTCGCGCGGTCCGGACCCTCCTCGCCCAGGCCCTCGACGAGTCCGTCGTCCGTGACGGCGACCTCGTCCTCGTCGCGCTGAGCGGCGGACCGGATTCGCTCGCCCTCGCTGCGGCCACCACGTTCGAGGCACCCAAGCAGGGACTCCGGGCCGGTGCCGTGGTCGTCGACCACGCGCTCCAGGCGGGATCCGAGGCGGTGGCGAGCCGCGCCTCCAGGCAGGCAGCAGAGCTGGGACTCGCACCGGTGACGGTCCGTCGTGTCGCCGTCGGTTCCGCAGGGGGTCCCGAAGGGGCGGCCCGGGAGGCGCGTCACGCGTCGATCGCGGACGTCGCCTCCGAGACGGGGTCACCACTCGTGCTCTTCGGGCACACGCTCGACGACCAGGCCGAGTCGGTCCTGCTGGGCCTCGCCCGCGGGAGCGGGCCGGACTCGCTGTCCGGCATGGCGCCGCTCGCGCGTCGCGCCGCCGGTCCGGCGTACGGACGGCCGCTCCTCGCGGTCCGGCGGCACACGACGCGGCAGGCGTGCTCGGCTGCGGGCCTCGCACCGTGGGACGACCCGCAGAACGACGACCCGGCGTTCGCCCGTGTGCGGGTCCGGCGGACGCTCCTGCCCGCGCTCGAACGAGAGCTCGGCGCCGGGGTCCCGGAGGCCCTCGCCCGGACGGCGGACCAGCTGCGCGAGGACTCCGCGGCGCTCGACCACTTCGCCGAGGAGATCGCGGAGGACTTCGCGGAGCACTCCGAGGCCGGCATCGCACTGACGGTCCGCGGGCTCGCGGCCAACCCGCCCGCGCTCCGGCAGCGGCTCGTGCGGCTCGCTGTGGAGAGCGAGTTCGGGGTGACGCTGTCGCGCGTGCAGACGCTCGAGGTGTGCCGGCTCGTCACCGACTGGAGCGGACAGGGCCCGATCGACCTGCCGGGCGTCCGGGCGTCGCGCAACGGGGACCGGCTGGAGTTCTCCGCCGAGCAGTGA